A single region of the Pseudalkalibacillus berkeleyi genome encodes:
- a CDS encoding bifunctional 3-deoxy-7-phosphoheptulonate synthase/chorismate mutase — protein sequence MSNQELDHLREQIDQINLQLVKTLNQRAEIVQQIGKVKKKQGVNRFEPVRERHMMDLIAEHNHGPLETATLQHLFKQIFKAGLELQEDEHRRDLLVSRKNKPEDSVVNVLGETIGDGKQRIIAGPCSVEYYEQVDAVAKAVKEQGGKILRGGAFKPRTSPYDFQGLGMEGLKILRDVARNYDLAVISEIVNPADIQEATEYVDIIQIGARNMHNFELLKEAGRTSKPVLLKRGLAATLSEFMNAAEYIMSQGNGDIILCERGIRTYERATRNTLDISAVPILKQETHLPVFVDVTHSTGRRDILLPIAKAALAIGADGIMAEVHPDPAVALSDATQQMDINQYNEFVSSLKQTYPELI from the coding sequence ATGAGTAACCAAGAACTCGACCATTTACGTGAACAGATTGATCAAATAAATTTACAATTAGTCAAAACTCTTAACCAACGTGCTGAGATTGTTCAACAAATTGGTAAAGTGAAGAAGAAGCAAGGCGTTAATCGTTTTGAACCTGTCCGAGAACGACATATGATGGATTTGATTGCAGAACATAATCATGGACCTCTTGAAACTGCAACACTACAACATTTATTTAAGCAAATTTTTAAAGCAGGGTTAGAGTTACAGGAGGATGAGCATAGACGAGATTTACTCGTTTCTAGAAAAAACAAACCCGAGGACTCTGTCGTTAATGTACTCGGTGAAACCATTGGAGATGGAAAACAGAGGATAATTGCCGGTCCATGCTCTGTCGAGTACTATGAACAGGTGGATGCAGTAGCAAAAGCTGTAAAGGAGCAAGGCGGAAAAATCCTTCGTGGTGGTGCCTTCAAACCTCGGACCTCTCCATATGACTTCCAAGGACTAGGGATGGAAGGTCTGAAAATCTTGCGAGATGTTGCACGAAATTATGATTTAGCTGTAATAAGCGAAATTGTCAATCCAGCTGACATACAAGAAGCAACTGAATATGTAGATATCATTCAAATAGGTGCACGTAATATGCATAACTTTGAATTACTTAAAGAGGCAGGAAGAACATCCAAGCCTGTACTATTGAAACGTGGTCTGGCTGCCACACTCTCTGAGTTTATGAATGCTGCTGAATACATTATGTCACAAGGAAATGGTGATATTATTCTTTGTGAGCGGGGCATAAGAACGTATGAGAGAGCAACGAGGAACACGCTAGATATTTCAGCTGTACCCATTTTGAAGCAGGAAACACACTTACCCGTCTTTGTGGATGTCACCCATTCAACGGGCCGTCGAGATATTCTACTCCCTATTGCCAAAGCTGCATTAGCAATTGGAGCAGACGGCATCATGGCAGAAGTGCACCCTGACCCAGCTGTTGCCTTGTCAGATGCAACGCAACAAATGGACATCAATCAATACAATGAATTTGTCTCATCATTGAAACAAACTTATCCTGAGCTAATTTAA
- the ccpA gene encoding catabolite control protein A codes for MNNNSTIYDVAREAGVSMATVSRVVNGNPNVKPATRKKVLDAIERLGYRPNAVARGLASKKTTTVGVIIPDISSMFFAELARGIEDIATMYNYNIILCNSDQNKDKEIHLLNTLLGKQVDGIVFMGGTITEEHVEEFKRSPVPIVLAATISPDEEIPTVNINYQEAVFDAVHMLIEQGNERVAMVSGPLEDPINGHHKFSGYRRALEEANLEMNEDYVSIGDYTYDSGIEAVEKFLSLTEQPTSVFVGTDEMALGVIHGAQDRGLSIPEDIEVIGFDNTRLASMVRPTLTTVVQPMYDIGAVAMRLLTKFMKNETVEDRTVILPHRIQLRDSTK; via the coding sequence ATGAACAATAATTCAACTATTTATGATGTAGCTAGAGAAGCCGGAGTATCGATGGCAACCGTTTCACGTGTTGTGAACGGGAATCCAAACGTTAAACCAGCAACTCGGAAGAAAGTGCTTGATGCGATCGAAAGGCTTGGATATCGTCCAAATGCAGTCGCTCGAGGTTTGGCTAGTAAGAAGACGACAACAGTAGGTGTCATTATCCCAGATATCTCTAGTATGTTCTTTGCAGAGTTAGCTAGAGGAATTGAAGACATTGCTACAATGTATAACTACAACATCATTCTTTGTAACTCTGATCAAAATAAAGACAAAGAGATCCATTTGCTGAACACACTCTTGGGTAAACAAGTGGATGGCATCGTCTTTATGGGAGGCACAATTACTGAGGAGCATGTCGAGGAATTTAAGCGCTCTCCTGTACCGATTGTTCTTGCTGCTACCATATCACCTGATGAGGAGATTCCAACTGTTAACATCAACTATCAGGAAGCGGTTTTTGATGCAGTGCACATGTTAATAGAACAAGGTAACGAACGGGTTGCCATGGTATCAGGTCCATTAGAAGACCCAATTAACGGTCACCATAAGTTTTCTGGATATCGCCGAGCTTTAGAAGAAGCGAATTTGGAAATGAATGAAGACTATGTCTCCATTGGTGACTACACATATGATTCAGGGATTGAAGCAGTAGAAAAGTTCTTATCATTAACAGAACAGCCAACTTCTGTGTTTGTCGGTACTGACGAAATGGCACTCGGCGTCATTCATGGTGCACAAGATCGAGGGCTAAGCATTCCTGAAGATATAGAAGTTATCGGATTTGATAATACACGGTTAGCCTCTATGGTTAGACCGACGTTAACAACTGTCGTACAACCGATGTATGACATTGGTGCAGTTGCAATGAGACTGCTGACGAAATTTATGAAAAACGAAACGGTTGAAGATCGAACAGTCATACTGCCACACCGAATTCAACTTCGTGACTCAACGAAATAA
- a CDS encoding S66 family peptidase has product MVLTSVLQKGDKIGIFTPSSPATVTAKPRFERAKSFLEKKGFVIVEGSLTGKSEVYRSGSPKERALELNELLRNPEINMIMSTIGGTNSNSMLPYIDYEAFKQNPKMVVGYSDATAIILALFAKTNISTYYGPALIPSFGEFEPLVNDTYRYFENYFTYKEKIPYEIPMPPYWSDEPVNWLEKTTEKTLYQNEWITGIPGVAEGRLIGGNVNAMYGFIGTEYFPTINYGDILLIEDCGKNAATVEKNFAMLKMHGLFNKVSGIILGKHECYDDLDTRKTPLDLLLEQLDGVDVPVLADFDTCHTHPMHPLAIGKKVKLDAGDKKVYCIENWIL; this is encoded by the coding sequence ATTGTTTTGACATCAGTATTACAAAAAGGAGATAAGATAGGAATCTTTACTCCATCTTCACCTGCAACGGTTACAGCAAAGCCACGTTTCGAACGTGCCAAGTCTTTTTTGGAAAAGAAGGGCTTTGTTATTGTAGAAGGTAGTTTGACGGGGAAATCCGAAGTTTATCGTTCGGGTTCACCTAAAGAACGGGCACTAGAATTAAATGAATTACTCAGAAATCCAGAAATCAACATGATTATGTCCACGATTGGTGGGACAAACTCTAACAGCATGTTGCCCTATATCGATTATGAAGCGTTCAAGCAAAACCCAAAGATGGTTGTAGGATATTCAGACGCAACAGCGATTATTTTGGCGCTATTTGCTAAGACGAATATCTCTACTTATTATGGACCCGCTCTCATTCCATCTTTTGGTGAATTTGAACCACTAGTGAATGATACATATCGTTACTTTGAAAACTATTTTACGTATAAAGAAAAAATACCATATGAAATACCGATGCCTCCATACTGGTCTGATGAACCTGTAAACTGGCTGGAAAAAACAACTGAAAAAACGTTATATCAAAATGAATGGATAACTGGAATACCAGGTGTTGCAGAGGGTCGATTAATCGGAGGAAATGTTAATGCCATGTATGGTTTTATTGGCACCGAGTATTTCCCAACTATTAATTATGGGGACATTCTTTTAATAGAAGATTGTGGGAAAAATGCTGCAACAGTAGAAAAGAATTTTGCTATGTTGAAAATGCATGGGCTTTTTAATAAAGTGTCGGGCATCATTTTAGGAAAACATGAATGTTATGATGATTTAGATACAAGGAAGACGCCATTAGATCTACTCCTAGAACAATTGGATGGTGTGGATGTGCCTGTACTAGCTGATTTCGATACATGTCATACTCATCCGATGCACCCCTTAGCTATAGGGAAGAAAGTAAAGTTAGATGCGGGAGATAAAAAAGTTTATTGTATTGAGAATTGGATACTGTAA
- a CDS encoding DUF948 domain-containing protein, whose amino-acid sequence MEIILYLSVALIAVAFAVLVVFISKTLKSLQLTLANVAKTLDGLENQLDGVSRETTDLLHKTNRLAEDIQHKSESLNSVFHGVREIGDSLSTVSHSVKNVSTRIAREGENKSDTVSQVVQWSNAALDIYEKFKLRNRRVERTTEPK is encoded by the coding sequence ATGGAAATAATCTTGTATTTAAGTGTAGCTCTAATTGCAGTAGCGTTTGCAGTATTGGTCGTATTTATCTCAAAGACTTTGAAATCACTCCAACTGACTTTGGCGAATGTCGCAAAAACACTCGATGGACTGGAAAATCAACTAGACGGGGTATCGAGGGAAACAACGGATTTGTTACATAAGACCAATCGATTGGCCGAAGATATCCAACACAAATCTGAGTCTCTTAACTCCGTATTCCATGGAGTACGTGAAATTGGAGATAGTCTCTCTACTGTAAGTCATTCTGTGAAAAATGTATCTACTCGTATCGCACGCGAGGGTGAGAATAAATCGGATACCGTTTCACAAGTTGTACAATGGAGTAATGCAGCATTAGATATTTACGAGAAATTTAAACTTAGAAACAGAAGAGTTGAACGAACGACCGAACCAAAATAG
- the ytxJ gene encoding bacillithiol system redox-active protein YtxJ — protein MKKVSSLEEFKAIERAEPFYFLKNSTTCPISGSAYEEVKNFSDDHSDIPVYYLNVQEARPLSNQLAEEFGIKHESPQLFLIKDGKVLAHDSHWNITYDKLEKLTKEHVR, from the coding sequence ATGAAGAAAGTGAGTAGCCTGGAAGAATTTAAAGCAATTGAAAGAGCAGAACCCTTTTACTTTCTAAAAAATAGTACAACATGTCCAATTAGTGGTTCAGCTTATGAAGAAGTGAAGAACTTTTCGGATGATCACTCTGACATCCCAGTTTATTATTTAAATGTACAAGAAGCTAGACCACTATCTAATCAACTGGCTGAAGAGTTTGGTATAAAGCATGAATCTCCACAGCTTTTTCTAATAAAAGACGGAAAAGTGCTTGCTCACGATTCCCATTGGAACATTACTTATGATAAATTAGAGAAGTTAACAAAAGAACATGTTAGATGA
- a CDS encoding YtxH domain-containing protein encodes MSNEKNNNQNSSIDTKDFLIGSLIGGIVGATTALLLAPKSGKELRTDLNDQAVQLKGKSTEVASMAKEKSSNIAQTVSTQTSQAANKVKEFSSNVKDDYANWRNKDKEAELLEEEYNEGKADAIEDAMQTPNKDLNNLETNYEEKHTTKSK; translated from the coding sequence ATGTCAAATGAAAAAAACAACAATCAAAATTCAAGTATTGATACGAAGGATTTCTTGATCGGGTCTTTAATCGGAGGAATTGTAGGTGCTACTACAGCATTGTTGCTCGCTCCTAAATCAGGGAAAGAGCTCCGAACAGACTTGAATGACCAAGCTGTTCAATTAAAGGGGAAGAGTACTGAAGTTGCATCAATGGCAAAAGAAAAGTCATCCAATATTGCTCAAACAGTAAGTACACAAACTTCTCAAGCTGCTAATAAAGTAAAAGAATTCTCAAGCAATGTGAAAGACGATTATGCGAACTGGAGAAACAAGGATAAAGAGGCCGAGTTACTTGAAGAAGAATATAATGAAGGTAAAGCAGATGCAATTGAAGATGCAATGCAAACGCCGAATAAAGATTTGAACAATTTAGAAACAAATTATGAAGAGAAGCACACGACGAAATCTAAGTAA
- a CDS encoding flavin monoamine oxidase family protein, producing MNNPVVIVGAGLSGLRAASLLAKQGIDCKVLEARDRIGGRVLSTSDPIRPDLGKFDLGPTWYWPQYESTITNLVKELKIGTFAQYTKGAMLSERSHNIPPERYVLPENSSERSVRIIGGVESLINAVEDTIPTGVVELETRVTAIQLDEDGVIKVEAACAEGKRKEVPARAVILAVPPRIVARHINFSPSLSQDIVTDLISKPTWMAGQAKAIAVYERPFWRESELSGFATSWVGPLQEIHDASPETGSGALFGFFGMSAKTRREMGEDKVLNLVIDQLVRLFGPSAQNVKAILYKDWSRDLETAVEEDLDPLKDFPVYGQPPKSEVWEKKIVFAGTEAHSKYGGHLEGALLAAEQAVFEINHL from the coding sequence TTGAACAATCCTGTAGTCATTGTTGGTGCTGGTTTAAGTGGCTTGCGGGCTGCGTCTCTCCTTGCTAAACAAGGTATCGACTGTAAGGTACTAGAAGCAAGAGATAGGATTGGCGGTAGGGTCTTAAGTACATCAGATCCAATTAGACCTGACCTAGGAAAATTTGATCTCGGCCCGACATGGTACTGGCCGCAGTATGAGAGCACGATCACCAACCTTGTAAAAGAACTGAAGATCGGAACGTTCGCCCAGTACACAAAAGGGGCAATGCTTTCAGAACGATCGCATAACATTCCGCCAGAGCGTTATGTACTACCAGAAAACTCAAGTGAAAGATCAGTTCGCATCATTGGTGGGGTGGAGTCCCTTATTAATGCTGTCGAAGATACAATTCCCACAGGTGTAGTTGAGCTTGAAACGCGAGTTACAGCAATTCAACTTGATGAAGACGGTGTTATTAAGGTTGAAGCAGCATGTGCTGAGGGAAAGAGAAAAGAAGTTCCGGCAAGAGCTGTAATCCTAGCAGTGCCGCCTCGGATTGTGGCGCGTCATATTAATTTCTCTCCTTCCTTATCCCAAGATATAGTAACTGACCTCATAAGCAAACCTACGTGGATGGCAGGGCAAGCCAAGGCAATTGCAGTTTATGAGCGTCCCTTTTGGAGGGAGTCGGAACTCTCTGGGTTTGCAACAAGCTGGGTTGGACCTTTACAAGAAATCCATGATGCTTCTCCTGAAACAGGATCTGGTGCATTATTTGGATTCTTCGGCATGTCAGCGAAAACGCGCCGAGAAATGGGTGAGGATAAAGTTTTAAATTTGGTCATAGATCAATTGGTTAGACTCTTTGGTCCTTCTGCTCAAAACGTAAAGGCAATCCTATACAAGGATTGGTCCAGAGATCTCGAAACGGCTGTTGAGGAAGATTTAGACCCGCTTAAAGATTTTCCGGTCTATGGTCAACCACCAAAATCTGAGGTATGGGAAAAGAAAATTGTTTTTGCTGGTACAGAGGCTCATTCAAAATATGGTGGCCATCTTGAAGGTGCCCTCCTGGCAGCTGAACAGGCAGTTTTTGAAATCAATCATTTATAG
- the murC gene encoding UDP-N-acetylmuramate--L-alanine ligase, which yields MTTYHFVGIKGTGMSPLAQILHDMKFSIQGSDIEKYIFTQQALEERNISVLPFQADNINPDQVVIAGNAFPDEHEEVAKANELGLPVYRYHHFLGEFIKKFTSVAVTGSHGKTSTTGLLAHVLGAAHPTSFLIGDGSGKGVEDSEYFVFEACEYRRHFLSYEPSYAIMTNIDFDHPDYFKDVNDVFDAFQSMAMQVQKGIIACGDDSYLQQIQANVPVLFYGLNENNDFQARNIKVNENGTTFDVFIRNSFHETFSIPGYGTHHVLNALSVIALCHYEEVDVTILKEQLKTFKGVKRRFTEKFVGQQVLIDDYAHHPTEIKATIESAKQKYPDKEVVAIFQPHTYTRTQTFLDEFADSLGRADQVYLCDIFGSARENAGNLSIDNLQERIENSHKISEETIDLLSKHTNSVLLFMGAGDIQKYQKAYENELAS from the coding sequence ATGACAACATACCATTTTGTTGGGATTAAAGGGACGGGAATGAGTCCCCTGGCACAAATACTACACGATATGAAATTTTCGATTCAGGGATCTGATATCGAAAAGTATATCTTTACCCAACAAGCTTTAGAAGAAAGAAATATTTCAGTATTACCTTTTCAAGCAGACAACATTAACCCTGATCAAGTTGTCATTGCGGGTAATGCTTTTCCAGACGAACATGAAGAAGTGGCAAAGGCGAATGAATTAGGACTTCCTGTTTATCGTTATCATCATTTCTTAGGTGAATTCATTAAGAAATTCACAAGTGTGGCTGTTACAGGTTCACACGGAAAAACATCTACTACTGGATTACTTGCTCATGTTTTAGGAGCGGCTCATCCGACATCATTTTTAATTGGTGATGGTTCTGGTAAAGGTGTGGAAGACAGTGAGTACTTCGTCTTTGAAGCATGTGAATATCGTAGGCATTTCCTTTCATATGAACCTTCATATGCGATCATGACGAACATAGATTTTGATCATCCTGATTACTTTAAGGATGTAAATGACGTATTCGACGCATTCCAATCTATGGCGATGCAGGTTCAGAAAGGGATTATTGCGTGTGGCGATGATTCTTACTTGCAACAAATTCAAGCAAATGTACCTGTTCTATTCTATGGACTAAATGAGAACAATGATTTTCAAGCTAGAAATATTAAAGTGAATGAGAATGGAACAACATTCGATGTGTTCATCCGAAATTCATTCCATGAAACGTTTTCTATTCCAGGCTATGGTACACACCATGTATTAAACGCTTTATCCGTCATTGCCCTTTGTCATTATGAAGAAGTCGATGTGACAATTTTGAAGGAGCAACTGAAAACGTTTAAAGGTGTGAAAAGACGTTTCACTGAAAAGTTTGTTGGACAACAAGTGTTGATCGATGATTACGCTCATCATCCAACTGAAATTAAGGCGACGATTGAATCAGCAAAGCAAAAATATCCTGATAAGGAAGTGGTTGCAATATTCCAACCACACACGTACACCCGTACTCAAACCTTCTTGGATGAATTTGCGGATAGCCTCGGTCGTGCGGATCAGGTTTATCTTTGCGACATTTTCGGATCAGCTCGTGAAAATGCTGGAAACCTATCAATAGATAACCTTCAAGAACGCATAGAAAACTCGCACAAAATTAGTGAAGAGACGATTGATTTGTTATCGAAACATACCAATAGTGTACTCCTATTCATGGGTGCAGGTGACATACAAAAGTATCAAAAAGCCTACGAAAATGAATTGGCTTCGTAA
- a CDS encoding aminopeptidase, with protein MRDPRIQTLANNIITYSVDLQPGEKVLIENTGYQQELVNALVEEAYKVGGLPFVSIKDESTQRALLMNAKEEQLALQGKFEETIMKEMDAYVAIRSGNNISEMSDVPSEQIAMYQKKVYKGVHHGIRIPKTKWCVLRYPTPNMSQLADMSSTAFENLYFNVCNLDYSKMDEAMNPLAKLMDQTDQVQIKGPGTDLTFSIKDIPSIKCAGNKNLPDGEVYTAPIRESVNGTITYNSPSPYQGFVFHNVSFTFKDGKIIEASANDTERLNKVLDTDEGARFIGEFAIGVNPFIQNPMQDILFDEKIDGSFHFTPGQCYEEASNGNDSNIHWDLVNIQRPDYGGGEIYFDGVLIRKDGRFVLPELEPLNPENLK; from the coding sequence ATGAGAGACCCTAGAATTCAAACATTAGCAAACAATATCATTACATATTCAGTTGATTTACAACCCGGTGAGAAAGTTTTGATAGAAAATACAGGCTATCAGCAAGAGCTTGTAAACGCTTTAGTGGAAGAAGCATATAAGGTGGGGGGATTGCCATTCGTATCAATTAAAGACGAGTCCACCCAGAGAGCCTTACTCATGAATGCAAAGGAAGAACAGCTTGCATTACAAGGTAAGTTCGAGGAAACGATTATGAAAGAAATGGACGCTTATGTGGCGATCCGTTCAGGAAACAACATTTCTGAGATGTCAGATGTTCCTTCTGAACAGATCGCGATGTACCAAAAGAAAGTATACAAAGGTGTTCATCACGGCATCCGAATCCCTAAAACAAAGTGGTGTGTGCTCCGTTATCCTACACCAAACATGTCACAGCTTGCTGACATGAGCTCAACTGCATTCGAAAACTTGTATTTCAATGTATGTAATCTTGACTATAGCAAGATGGATGAAGCGATGAATCCATTGGCAAAATTAATGGATCAAACAGACCAAGTTCAAATTAAAGGACCTGGAACTGATTTAACCTTCTCGATTAAGGATATTCCATCAATTAAATGTGCAGGAAATAAAAATCTTCCAGATGGAGAAGTTTACACAGCACCTATTAGAGAATCTGTAAATGGAACGATTACTTACAACTCTCCATCACCTTATCAAGGATTTGTCTTCCATAACGTGAGCTTTACGTTTAAAGACGGAAAAATTATTGAAGCAAGTGCAAATGATACTGAACGACTCAATAAAGTGTTGGATACCGATGAGGGTGCACGCTTCATTGGAGAATTTGCAATTGGTGTAAATCCATTTATCCAAAATCCAATGCAAGATATCTTGTTCGACGAAAAAATTGATGGCAGCTTCCACTTCACACCTGGACAATGCTATGAAGAGGCTTCAAATGGTAATGACTCTAACATCCACTGGGACCTTGTTAATATTCAGCGCCCAGACTACGGTGGAGGAGAAATTTACTTCGATGGCGTATTAATTCGTAAAGACGGACGATTCGTCTTACCTGAATTAGAACCACTCAATCCTGAAAACCTGAAATAA